The Lewinellaceae bacterium genome has a segment encoding these proteins:
- a CDS encoding activator of (R)-2-hydroxyglutaryl-CoA dehydratase, producing the protein MDNLQNTTTQTGTFFPIFESPPVKTPVDHHFRIHKERPFLFHERETTTVLVGGLSPTHDFLFEATLNELGIKAKMLPPTNLEAFHYGREYGNNGYCNPAYFTVGNLIRYLKGLEKSGVSKEDIIENNVFFTIGCNAPCRFGMLETEYRMALKDCGFDGFRVILFQNEGGLKQEVKGDGINVDPEFFLATVNALNLADVINELTYATRPYEVNKGQTDEVLEQAKRFLYEKLKNKKRIVLPKRWDQFLNLFHLSEPVTFIARFLDQLSSNYYTDALKEVRKMFETIEVDRFKAKTTVKITGEFWAITTVGAGNFNMFEFLEKEGSALLIEPVASLVQFLFSKGKLRHANRRKVLLKQNLTHRWNPVTRLNNYFAYQKKALVLWLGNLLFRREYARLLKALGGDYHMLLDQNELQKIAEPYYNINIEGGEGYMEIAKNIYYHEHYLAHMVLSLKPFGCMPSTQSDAVQASVMESNKEMIYLPLETAGEGETNAQSRVLMSLGDARVKVKTEINEARKIVTSSMEEMRTYVENHAELKNPLYIVPRRKGVVSMAANFIYHVDDLIQKTQRT; encoded by the coding sequence ATGGATAACCTTCAAAACACAACAACGCAAACAGGTACTTTTTTCCCGATTTTTGAATCTCCCCCCGTTAAAACTCCTGTTGATCATCACTTTCGAATACACAAAGAACGACCATTTTTATTCCACGAAAGGGAGACCACGACGGTTCTGGTAGGCGGTTTGTCGCCAACCCATGACTTCCTCTTTGAAGCGACCCTGAACGAGTTGGGAATAAAAGCTAAAATGCTGCCTCCTACCAATCTGGAAGCCTTCCACTATGGAAGGGAATACGGCAATAACGGTTATTGCAACCCTGCTTATTTTACCGTGGGAAACCTGATCCGCTATTTGAAAGGTTTGGAAAAATCGGGGGTGAGTAAAGAGGATATTATTGAAAATAATGTGTTTTTTACGATAGGATGTAATGCTCCTTGTCGTTTTGGAATGTTGGAAACGGAATACCGAATGGCTCTTAAAGATTGTGGTTTTGACGGGTTCAGGGTAATTCTTTTTCAGAATGAAGGGGGATTGAAACAGGAAGTCAAAGGGGATGGGATCAATGTGGATCCTGAATTCTTTTTGGCTACGGTCAATGCTCTTAACCTGGCAGACGTAATCAACGAGTTGACCTATGCCACCAGGCCTTATGAGGTCAATAAAGGACAAACGGATGAGGTGCTGGAACAGGCAAAACGGTTTTTATATGAAAAGCTCAAAAATAAAAAGAGAATTGTTCTCCCTAAACGATGGGACCAGTTTTTGAACCTGTTTCATTTGAGTGAGCCGGTCACTTTTATTGCCCGGTTTTTGGACCAGTTGAGTAGTAATTATTATACCGATGCACTTAAAGAGGTCCGTAAAATGTTTGAAACCATTGAAGTAGATAGGTTTAAAGCCAAAACCACGGTCAAAATAACCGGTGAGTTTTGGGCCATCACTACCGTTGGTGCCGGGAACTTCAATATGTTTGAATTTCTTGAAAAAGAAGGTTCCGCTTTGTTGATCGAACCGGTAGCCTCTCTTGTTCAGTTTTTATTTAGCAAGGGTAAACTCCGGCATGCCAATCGTCGGAAAGTGCTTTTAAAGCAAAACCTGACCCATCGATGGAATCCTGTCACCCGCTTGAATAATTATTTCGCTTATCAAAAGAAAGCCCTGGTCTTGTGGCTTGGAAATCTCCTTTTCAGAAGAGAATACGCCCGTTTATTAAAAGCATTGGGGGGCGATTATCACATGTTACTCGATCAGAATGAACTACAAAAAATTGCAGAACCTTACTACAATATCAATATCGAAGGGGGGGAGGGTTATATGGAGATAGCCAAGAATATTTACTACCACGAGCACTATCTGGCGCATATGGTTTTGAGTTTAAAACCATTCGGATGTATGCCAAGTACCCAGTCCGACGCTGTTCAGGCTTCCGTCATGGAAAGTAACAAAGAAATGATCTACCTCCCCCTGGAAACAGCGGGGGAAGGGGAAACAAATGCCCAGAGTCGTGTATTGATGTCGCTGGGGGATGCCCGGGTAAAAGTAAAAACTGAAATTAATGAAGCCCGGAAAATCGTGACTTCCAGCATGGAGGAAATGAGAACTTACGTCGAAAACCACGCCGAGTTAAAAAATCCGTTATATATCGTTCCGCGACGTAAAGGGGTAGTCAGTATGGCTGCAAACTTTATTTACCATGTTGATGACCTGATTCAAAAAACTCAGAGGACTTGA
- a CDS encoding gliding motility-associated C-terminal domain-containing protein produces MYRAWFQIILLSILPFFSFAQNCDFTIDAGVDMILCEEGMVSLNASTSSIPLSVTWSPQGLFSDPTSLSTIANILTSTTLSLSVEILSEVNLVVNGDFSQGDTGFSSDYIYGTGGGVGLLSNEGQYAIADNAGDTHNHFDDCSDHTGGGNMMVVNASGLPNNIWCQTITVAPGTDYDFSAWITSVTDENPAQLQFSINGSLIGDIFNASSTTCSWDQFAAQWNSGITTSAEICIVNSNLTPNGNDFAMDDISFRQICVLTDEVTVEVTTLDATWNNPGLFCETDAPVNLNNWLSSTATTGGSWTINEIGAVEFDPGFLGPGLHEVIYTVEATDCSESFSWTLGVAPYLEAGQAESMTLCQNENQNILLSDLLLGESPGGLWTEVSDSPSSGNAFNPNAGTFNTLGQSVGTYLFEYNHGNIAPCPSTSATVSVTIAPEPTATAGPDQSLDCFNETVTLGESITNPDLAFTWQAADGSLLGEGTSVLNVSEEGVYTLNVINAVTGCFASDEVTVSSNISDISLTASTTPISCNQTDDGAITIESVSGGTGPYLFSIDGENFNSSLAFQGLEAGNYTLTAMDVFGCETILPLTLEPSSQLSAVLNASISGNPVIISLGDSLTLSVQTNIVPEKIDTIIWDPFVFQCTGCLEMVITPVTTTTYSVTISDDNGCTASDELTVIVEKEDDIYIPNAFSPNDDGINDLFYIHAAKGAVKVIEFIIVDRWGGLVFQNKDFLPNAPEGGWNGRQKGQLLNAGVYVYSARIEMSDGRVVKKMGEVNLIY; encoded by the coding sequence ATGTATAGAGCCTGGTTCCAGATCATTTTACTGAGCATTCTTCCGTTTTTTTCCTTTGCTCAAAACTGTGATTTTACAATTGATGCCGGAGTGGATATGATCCTCTGCGAAGAAGGAATGGTATCCCTCAATGCCTCAACTTCTTCGATCCCTTTATCTGTTACCTGGTCACCCCAAGGGCTATTTTCCGATCCAACCAGCCTTTCCACCATTGCTAATATCCTGACTTCTACAACATTAAGTCTATCTGTTGAAATACTATCGGAGGTTAACCTGGTGGTCAATGGGGATTTTAGCCAGGGAGACACCGGTTTTTCCAGTGATTACATCTATGGCACAGGCGGCGGTGTAGGACTGTTATCCAACGAAGGGCAATACGCGATAGCGGACAATGCCGGAGATACGCATAACCATTTTGATGATTGCTCTGATCATACCGGTGGTGGAAATATGATGGTAGTAAACGCTTCAGGATTACCCAACAATATCTGGTGCCAGACCATAACCGTGGCGCCTGGAACAGATTATGATTTTAGCGCCTGGATTACCTCTGTGACAGATGAGAATCCCGCACAGTTGCAATTCTCCATCAATGGAAGCCTCATCGGGGATATTTTTAATGCAAGTTCCACTACCTGCTCCTGGGATCAATTTGCGGCCCAATGGAATTCAGGGATCACCACCTCTGCAGAAATATGTATTGTTAACTCCAACCTCACGCCCAATGGGAATGACTTTGCCATGGATGATATTTCCTTCCGGCAAATATGTGTTTTGACAGACGAGGTCACCGTTGAAGTCACCACGCTTGATGCTACCTGGAACAACCCGGGCCTCTTCTGTGAAACGGATGCCCCTGTCAATCTAAACAACTGGCTCTCCAGCACCGCCACAACGGGAGGAAGCTGGACCATAAATGAAATTGGTGCCGTCGAATTTGATCCTGGTTTCCTTGGACCAGGCCTGCATGAGGTCATTTATACCGTAGAAGCAACTGATTGCAGTGAATCCTTTTCCTGGACACTAGGCGTAGCGCCCTATTTGGAAGCTGGACAAGCAGAATCCATGACCTTATGTCAGAACGAAAACCAAAATATTCTGCTATCTGACCTGCTGCTGGGGGAAAGTCCCGGTGGATTGTGGACGGAAGTCTCTGATTCCCCTTCCTCAGGCAATGCTTTTAATCCCAATGCCGGCACTTTTAATACCCTTGGGCAGTCGGTTGGCACATACCTCTTTGAATACAACCACGGAAATATTGCCCCCTGTCCTTCGACTTCGGCCACAGTGTCGGTGACCATTGCTCCCGAACCAACGGCTACAGCCGGACCGGACCAAAGCCTTGATTGTTTCAATGAAACAGTCACTTTGGGTGAATCAATTACGAACCCGGATCTGGCCTTTACCTGGCAGGCAGCAGACGGTTCCCTATTGGGTGAAGGGACTTCTGTGTTAAACGTTAGTGAAGAAGGCGTTTACACGCTGAATGTTATCAATGCTGTTACCGGGTGTTTTGCCTCAGACGAGGTAACTGTTTCTTCCAATATTTCGGATATTTCCCTTACGGCCTCCACTACCCCTATTTCATGCAATCAAACCGATGACGGGGCCATTACCATCGAATCGGTCAGCGGCGGTACCGGGCCTTATTTATTTTCTATTGACGGAGAAAACTTCAATTCTTCCCTGGCATTCCAGGGATTGGAAGCAGGGAATTATACCCTGACGGCCATGGATGTTTTTGGTTGTGAAACCATACTTCCGCTTACCCTGGAGCCTTCCAGCCAGCTTTCTGCTGTATTAAATGCAAGCATCTCCGGTAATCCTGTGATAATCAGCCTGGGGGACAGTTTAACTCTAAGTGTTCAAACGAATATTGTACCCGAAAAAATTGACACCATTATCTGGGATCCTTTTGTTTTCCAGTGTACGGGGTGTCTTGAAATGGTAATAACCCCTGTAACCACCACAACTTATTCGGTTACCATTTCAGATGATAACGGCTGTACCGCCTCCGATGAACTTACCGTTATCGTGGAGAAAGAAGACGATATTTACATCCCCAATGCTTTTTCACCAAATGATGATGGAATTAATGACCTCTTTTATATTCACGCCGCAAAGGGTGCGGTTAAGGTAATTGAGTTCATCATTGTGGATCGTTGGGGAGGATTGGTATTTCAAAATAAAGACTTCCTCCCTAATGCCCCGGAGGGTGGCTGGAATGGCAGGCAAAAAGGCCAATTGCTCAATGCTGGGGTTTATGTCTATTCGGCCCGAATTGAAATGTCCGACGGAAGGGTGGTTAAAAAAATGGGAGAAGTTAACCTGATCTATTGA
- a CDS encoding gliding motility-associated C-terminal domain-containing protein translates to MLKQTFWEAPFLLPPDLPYTSKKNTFFLSESDFFSTTTNLITSEVSIDSIAPICLKPSTNAFELTATITGDPGTGTWSGNGITDSVFGIFDPQIAGIGTHIITYTFSNPDTLIIATTEIQVIQQPDATFFTDDVICELDTLDILFFGEAGPTAQFEWNFDEGNILSGTGEGPYRIYWDTSGDRLVQLLIVDGVCMSDTFEMNIQVDPKLDTPNIVCEETFTSISYEWNPIEHSTAYVVSVINGPLGLITSDTSYLLQGLTPGQSIGIKMVVVSANSCPGSITLPVCTTTYCPENVDAIVPFGPVCIAPGQTDTITLEHNIDETLSDFSISWFGPGIIDSIEGKLVINDQMLGVNEVYLFLDSDVCTAYDTLTFEVFPGPIADFSLPDTACFTEEIPLVFTGTNVTDSILSWELDGGNILSNSPNNDSLTVHWTTPGSKVVTLQIDHPECIGSSVSYPIEIQDAPIPPQINCEANLTEILFTWPFDPIASGYQVIVNEGPPGNLTSDTSYLVQNLLPGQTSGIEVILLSSNECPSVSNFGSCTTLTCPDVTLEIEEITPICFEYTDTLQLQLAQSLGIDTGTFYWFGNGIIDDQNGLFELNAMQINQLNEVIAIYEESVCFYSDTIQIAVNLQPESSFVLADSLCLGDTTSVVYTGNASLSDNFNWNFGNATAINTSTGPGPIQLTWNSPGIQNLSLSVEASGCVSEETMDSIMLFAPLNIPEPECNATANTIEVNWPAIQGAAGYEFETGQNFDFTWTSDTSVLITGLTPDSLLDFTLIALNDNLCGNTETSFSCTTLPCLPVIFNWAADQENLCLGDQTNILFDITGSDTFNIIIAAGNDTTAYTSIVDGIGIPFIPAQNTVYHIISIENQNAPACVPEIPEDINIEVHEPLEAGTSTDPEEICSGLNTLVLLPDLILGYQTGGIWSDHSTPPSPPGALNVNTGTFSVDNSPAGTYSFLYTLPSPLPCPAVEVEVSLIINESPIADAGEDLTLGCLIDEGSIGSGETSTGSDINIQWTSAGGTPIENPNDPVIEVNQADQYFLTVTNNLTGCTSMDEVMVSSDISFLTAYTSITPITCFGENNGIIRLDSVAGGTPPYLISFNGNPPVSQTFFSDLPSGDYELLIIDSEGCQTSSNISLDAPQPLTVQINGNFENGEPFIQIGDDLQLTAIVNRLFSEIDTVVWNPNTLQQLGPLSVSDQPGVTITYTISVTDVNGCKAMDVLTVFVRKNSNVYIPNSFSPNNDGINDLFMIFSGKGVEEVVNFSIFNRWGEMVFQQNNFQPNDDIYGWDGNFYGQPMNPGVFVYSAEIKMIGGEVVIFKGEVNLIR, encoded by the coding sequence ATGTTGAAACAGACATTTTGGGAGGCTCCATTTTTATTACCTCCTGATCTGCCCTACACCTCAAAAAAAAACACCTTTTTTCTTTCTGAATCCGACTTCTTTTCAACCACCACCAATCTAATCACTAGCGAGGTCAGTATTGACTCCATAGCCCCCATTTGTCTTAAACCCTCTACGAATGCATTTGAACTTACTGCAACCATAACAGGAGATCCTGGAACCGGAACATGGAGCGGAAATGGAATAACCGATAGCGTTTTCGGTATTTTCGACCCCCAAATAGCTGGTATCGGTACCCATATTATCACCTATACTTTTAGCAATCCGGATACCTTAATCATTGCGACCACTGAGATACAAGTCATTCAGCAACCCGATGCAACATTTTTCACTGATGACGTCATTTGCGAGTTGGACACCCTTGACATCCTCTTTTTTGGGGAAGCGGGCCCGACTGCTCAATTTGAATGGAATTTTGACGAAGGAAATATCCTTTCCGGAACAGGCGAAGGGCCATACAGGATTTACTGGGACACTTCTGGCGACAGGCTGGTGCAATTACTGATCGTTGATGGGGTTTGTATGTCCGATACTTTCGAAATGAATATACAGGTGGACCCAAAACTGGACACCCCGAATATTGTATGTGAAGAAACTTTCACCAGCATTTCTTATGAATGGAACCCCATTGAACACTCGACTGCCTACGTGGTCTCTGTAATAAACGGGCCCTTGGGATTAATAACTTCCGATACCAGCTACCTTTTACAAGGATTAACCCCGGGGCAATCCATAGGAATTAAAATGGTTGTAGTAAGTGCAAACTCATGCCCGGGCAGTATTACCCTGCCAGTCTGCACCACCACCTATTGTCCTGAAAATGTTGATGCCATTGTTCCTTTTGGGCCGGTATGCATTGCTCCCGGACAAACAGACACTATCACTCTGGAACACAATATTGATGAAACACTGAGTGATTTTTCCATTTCATGGTTTGGACCCGGCATCATTGATTCTATTGAGGGCAAGTTGGTGATAAACGATCAAATGTTGGGAGTGAATGAAGTCTATCTTTTCCTGGATAGTGATGTTTGCACCGCATATGATACATTGACATTCGAGGTCTTCCCGGGTCCGATTGCTGATTTTTCCCTGCCCGATACGGCTTGTTTTACGGAGGAAATTCCTCTGGTTTTTACCGGAACAAATGTAACCGATTCGATTTTAAGCTGGGAACTTGACGGAGGAAACATCCTCAGTAATTCTCCCAATAATGACAGCCTCACCGTTCATTGGACGACTCCCGGCTCAAAAGTGGTTACCCTGCAAATCGATCATCCTGAATGTATCGGAAGCAGCGTTTCTTACCCTATCGAAATCCAGGACGCGCCTATTCCTCCCCAGATAAATTGCGAAGCCAATCTTACCGAAATACTCTTTACCTGGCCTTTTGACCCAATAGCTTCGGGATACCAGGTCATTGTCAATGAAGGACCTCCGGGAAATTTAACTTCGGACACTTCCTACCTGGTGCAAAATCTCCTCCCGGGGCAAACATCCGGCATTGAGGTCATTTTGTTAAGTTCCAATGAATGTCCTTCCGTAAGCAATTTTGGCTCGTGTACCACTTTAACATGCCCGGATGTAACCCTTGAAATAGAAGAGATTACCCCTATTTGCTTTGAATACACAGACACCCTTCAGTTGCAACTTGCTCAAAGCCTGGGGATAGATACCGGCACCTTCTATTGGTTCGGGAATGGGATCATTGACGATCAAAATGGTTTATTTGAATTGAACGCCATGCAAATAAACCAGCTCAATGAAGTCATTGCCATTTACGAGGAATCCGTTTGTTTCTACTCCGATACCATTCAAATAGCGGTAAATCTTCAACCGGAAAGTTCTTTTGTCCTCGCAGACAGTTTATGTTTGGGCGACACCACTTCGGTTGTTTATACAGGAAACGCATCCCTAAGTGATAATTTCAACTGGAATTTTGGCAATGCAACTGCTATAAATACTTCAACAGGGCCCGGCCCCATTCAACTCACCTGGAATAGTCCCGGCATTCAAAATTTATCCCTTTCCGTGGAAGCATCAGGTTGTGTTTCTGAAGAAACCATGGATTCCATTATGTTATTCGCACCGCTAAATATCCCGGAACCTGAATGTAATGCCACGGCAAATACTATTGAAGTGAACTGGCCAGCGATACAAGGCGCCGCCGGGTATGAGTTCGAAACAGGGCAAAATTTCGATTTCACCTGGACCTCAGATACCTCTGTTTTAATAACAGGTTTAACACCGGACTCCCTTCTGGATTTCACCTTAATTGCTTTAAACGATAATCTTTGCGGAAATACCGAGACTTCTTTTTCCTGCACTACCCTGCCCTGCTTACCGGTTATTTTTAACTGGGCTGCCGACCAGGAAAACCTCTGTCTTGGCGATCAGACCAATATCCTTTTTGATATTACAGGGAGTGATACTTTTAATATAATAATTGCAGCCGGAAACGATACGACTGCTTACACAAGTATTGTAGATGGAATCGGCATACCCTTTATTCCAGCTCAAAATACGGTTTATCATATCATCAGTATAGAAAATCAAAACGCACCGGCCTGTGTCCCTGAAATCCCTGAGGACATCAATATCGAAGTGCATGAGCCATTAGAAGCCGGGACCTCTACTGATCCTGAAGAAATATGCAGTGGCCTCAATACGTTAGTCTTACTGCCTGATCTCATCCTCGGTTACCAAACGGGAGGCATCTGGTCAGACCACTCTACTCCCCCTTCTCCTCCGGGCGCGCTGAATGTCAACACAGGAACTTTTTCTGTGGACAATTCTCCTGCCGGAACCTATTCGTTCCTTTACACTTTACCTTCGCCCCTGCCTTGTCCGGCAGTCGAGGTCGAAGTTAGCCTGATTATCAATGAATCACCCATTGCGGATGCGGGCGAAGACCTGACCTTAGGTTGTTTGATTGATGAAGGAAGCATTGGAAGCGGTGAGACGAGTACTGGATCTGACATTAACATTCAATGGACCTCGGCTGGAGGCACGCCTATTGAAAATCCTAATGATCCTGTGATAGAAGTTAACCAGGCGGATCAATATTTTCTGACGGTAACCAATAACCTGACGGGCTGCACAAGTATGGATGAAGTAATGGTCAGCTCTGATATATCATTTCTAACCGCCTATACCTCCATTACCCCAATTACCTGTTTTGGAGAAAACAACGGAATTATCCGTTTGGATTCAGTGGCAGGAGGCACGCCTCCTTATCTTATTTCGTTCAACGGTAATCCACCTGTTTCCCAAACGTTTTTTTCAGATTTGCCCTCCGGCGATTACGAACTTTTGATCATAGATTCTGAAGGATGCCAAACGTCAAGCAATATTAGCCTTGATGCCCCTCAACCTTTAACCGTTCAGATTAACGGCAATTTTGAAAACGGAGAACCTTTTATTCAAATTGGGGATGATTTACAGTTAACGGCCATAGTCAACAGGCTGTTTTCCGAGATTGATACCGTCGTCTGGAACCCGAATACACTCCAGCAGCTGGGCCCTCTTTCTGTTTCGGATCAGCCCGGCGTAACCATTACCTATACTATTAGTGTGACTGATGTAAACGGCTGTAAAGCAATGGATGTGTTGACGGTTTTTGTCAGGAAAAACAGCAATGTGTATATTCCGAACTCATTTTCGCCGAATAATGACGGCATCAATGACCTGTTCATGATCTTTTCAGGTAAAGGGGTTGAGGAAGTCGTTAATTTTTCCATCTTCAACCGATGGGGAGAAATGGTCTTTCAACAAAATAATTTTCAACCAAACGATGACATTTATGGCTGGGACGGTAACTTTTACGGGCAGCCTATGAATCCAGGGGTGTTTGTTTATTCAGCGGAGATCAAAATGATCGGCGGTGAGGTGGTCATTTTCAAAGGTGAAGTAAACCTAATTCGCTAA
- a CDS encoding SulP family inorganic anion transporter, whose protein sequence is MSNRSATLQKVFPFLEWLPMTKKTWKDDLIAGITGTIIVIPQAVAFAMIAGMPPVYGFYVAMLTPIIAALWGSSYHLISGPTTTSSIVVYGTITKFVHPETDLETYISLALVLTTMTGFIKLFMGLLKMGKLVNFVSNTVVIGFTAGAGILIAFKQLKHVFGLKMPQGSEIVEILMYIPEHWSEINWYVFVTAVSTLLIAILIKKYIKVLKRFNMLIAMLAGSILALILGGDSVGIETVGQIPSHLPPFSVPQFSWERIQLLMPGAFILALLGLVEAVSIARAIALYSNQRLNVNQEFIGQGLSNIIPSFFNCYASSGSFTRSGVNFQAGAKTPLSAIFASFFLMLVLLFLANYAAYLPKAAMGGIILLVGYNLVDIIHIKHIFKTSKKELIVLMITIIGTLFFALEMALLAGILASLYFYLERTSKPNIAVMGLNEDNKYINLIREENLKEDLNCKIIRIDGSLYFGSIETVAEYFHKAYKENEVKSILVMSAGINFIDFGAAEWLATEVQKWKNTRGGIYFQGMKVVSQDVLRKGGFFNQIGSDVFFADMETAVDEIKKRCE, encoded by the coding sequence ATGAGTAACCGATCAGCCACCTTACAAAAAGTATTTCCATTTCTCGAATGGCTTCCCATGACCAAAAAAACATGGAAGGATGATCTGATTGCGGGGATTACGGGAACCATTATCGTTATTCCACAGGCAGTTGCCTTTGCAATGATTGCGGGAATGCCTCCGGTTTATGGGTTTTATGTGGCCATGCTTACGCCAATCATCGCAGCCCTTTGGGGATCTTCCTACCATCTGATATCAGGCCCTACTACTACCAGCTCTATTGTTGTTTATGGGACCATCACTAAATTTGTCCATCCTGAAACAGACCTCGAAACCTATATCTCCCTGGCATTGGTATTGACGACGATGACGGGTTTTATCAAGTTGTTTATGGGGCTTTTAAAGATGGGGAAATTGGTCAATTTTGTGTCCAATACAGTAGTCATTGGTTTTACTGCCGGGGCAGGGATTCTGATCGCCTTTAAACAATTAAAGCACGTTTTTGGATTAAAGATGCCCCAGGGAAGCGAAATTGTTGAAATCCTGATGTACATACCTGAGCATTGGAGTGAGATTAACTGGTATGTTTTTGTCACTGCTGTTTCCACCTTACTCATTGCGATTTTAATCAAAAAATATATTAAGGTGTTAAAGCGCTTTAATATGTTGATAGCGATGCTTGCGGGAAGTATCCTGGCGTTGATTTTGGGGGGAGATTCAGTAGGTATCGAAACGGTGGGTCAAATTCCTTCCCATCTGCCGCCATTTTCAGTCCCCCAGTTTTCATGGGAACGCATCCAGTTATTAATGCCTGGCGCTTTTATTTTGGCACTTCTGGGATTGGTGGAAGCCGTTTCCATTGCCCGGGCCATTGCCTTGTATTCTAACCAACGGCTAAATGTCAACCAGGAGTTTATAGGCCAGGGGCTTTCCAATATCATTCCCAGTTTTTTTAACTGTTACGCGAGTTCCGGATCGTTCACCCGGTCAGGCGTGAATTTTCAGGCTGGGGCAAAAACGCCGCTTTCTGCCATTTTTGCTTCCTTTTTTTTAATGCTTGTTTTATTATTTTTGGCAAATTATGCCGCTTATCTGCCCAAAGCCGCTATGGGGGGGATCATTTTGCTTGTTGGGTATAACCTGGTAGATATCATTCATATCAAACATATTTTCAAGACGAGTAAAAAAGAGTTAATCGTTTTGATGATCACCATTATCGGGACTTTGTTTTTCGCATTGGAGATGGCTTTGCTCGCCGGGATCCTGGCTTCTCTTTATTTTTATCTTGAAAGGACTTCCAAACCCAATATTGCTGTGATGGGATTAAATGAGGACAACAAATACATCAATCTTATTCGGGAGGAAAATCTGAAAGAGGATTTGAATTGTAAAATAATACGAATTGATGGTTCCCTTTATTTTGGTTCGATAGAAACTGTGGCTGAATATTTTCATAAGGCTTACAAAGAAAATGAGGTAAAAAGCATTCTCGTCATGTCCGCTGGCATCAATTTTATTGACTTTGGTGCTGCTGAATGGCTGGCTACTGAAGTCCAAAAATGGAAGAACACACGTGGGGGTATTTATTTCCAGGGGATGAAAGTCGTCAGCCAGGATGTATTGAGAAAAGGAGGATTTTTTAATCAAATTGGTTCGGATGTATTTTTTGCCGATATGGAAACAGCAGTGGACGAAATCAAAAAAAGATGCGAATAG